Proteins from a single region of Campylobacter concisus:
- a CDS encoding 50S ribosomal protein L23, whose translation MADITDIKTIIYTEKTLGLQEQGVVVIQTSPRVTKNSLKAVLQEYFGVTPVRVNSLRISGKVKRFRGRAGQRDEIKKFYVKLPEGVSLENTEA comes from the coding sequence ATGGCGGATATAACTGATATCAAAACAATTATTTATACAGAAAAAACTCTAGGCCTTCAAGAACAAGGCGTTGTTGTTATCCAAACTTCACCAAGAGTTACAAAAAACAGCTTAAAAGCGGTTTTACAAGAGTATTTTGGAGTAACGCCTGTTCGCGTAAATTCACTTAGAATTAGCGGCAAGGTTAAGCGTTTTAGAGGAAGAGCAGGCCAACGTGACGAGATAAAGAAATTCTACGTTAAGTTACCTGAAGGCGTAAGCCTAGAAAATACGGAGGCGTAA